A genomic segment from Paenibacillus sp. FSL K6-1096 encodes:
- a CDS encoding hydantoinase/oxoprolinase family protein gives MSNKQIRIGIDVGGTFTDAVAIDNETFEVLSKVKMPTTHHDERGVASGIVQIIQRIMSENGILPGDIKFIAHGTTQATNALLEGDVARVGIVGMGTGMDARSARSETNVANIELAAGKYLTTYHKFIDSKELTAEAIDDAIDQLLAQGAEVIVASEAYSVDDPANELRVMEAARSRGVYATGGHEISQLYGLKTRTRTAVVNASLIPKMMETANMTEQAVKEAGITSQLMIMRCDGGVMSIDEVRKRPILTMLSGLAAGVAGALMYEKISDGIFFEVGGTSVDISVIKNGKVMIENAQVGGHKTYLRSLDVRTLAVAGGSMIQIGGGKITDVGPRSAHIAGLEYECFTGKENLEQPSIGLVRPRDGDPDYVTVRSAGGHEYALTLAGAANLLNHVPETDYARGNMESTRIAWQALGAHLGMSAEEAARAAMDIAIRKVMAVVNQMIGDYELDTSFITLVGGGGSGAVLVPAMAAKEGFKHQIANNAPYISTIGVGMAMVREQIEKTVVGATEHDIKLIRAEIVEKIVQYGANESTVDVTIEIDSQRNILRAIATGSTELRFKDLASREVPVNELKLTAADALGQPADTTELKAASGRWYLFESSEIKKSLFGLVKKKLSHVSVLDREGVVRFKKTNAYHLAFQKKNMTDRFVSFLEENTIYSDANATIPKTFVFYKEKMLDLTGMQTKEQLFSILEVETQLLEDNSELLAVVYQ, from the coding sequence ATGAGCAATAAACAAATCAGAATCGGCATCGATGTCGGAGGAACCTTCACGGATGCCGTAGCGATAGATAATGAGACCTTCGAGGTGCTGTCCAAAGTCAAAATGCCCACCACGCACCACGATGAACGCGGAGTAGCCAGCGGGATTGTCCAGATTATCCAGCGGATCATGAGCGAGAACGGTATTCTTCCCGGCGATATCAAGTTCATCGCCCACGGCACGACCCAGGCCACCAATGCCCTGCTCGAAGGGGATGTTGCCCGTGTCGGCATCGTAGGGATGGGGACGGGGATGGATGCCCGCAGTGCCCGCTCGGAGACCAATGTGGCAAATATCGAGCTGGCGGCGGGTAAATACCTGACCACGTATCACAAGTTCATTGACTCCAAGGAGCTTACAGCAGAAGCCATTGACGATGCAATTGACCAGCTGCTGGCCCAGGGGGCGGAGGTCATTGTCGCCTCGGAGGCCTACAGCGTCGATGATCCGGCCAATGAGCTGAGAGTGATGGAAGCAGCGCGCAGCCGGGGGGTGTATGCCACTGGCGGCCACGAGATCTCCCAGCTCTACGGGCTGAAGACCCGGACCCGGACAGCGGTAGTTAATGCAAGTCTGATTCCCAAAATGATGGAGACCGCCAACATGACCGAGCAGGCAGTCAAGGAGGCGGGGATTACCTCTCAGCTGATGATTATGCGCTGCGACGGCGGGGTCATGAGCATCGATGAGGTGCGCAAGCGTCCGATCCTGACTATGCTGTCAGGGCTGGCGGCCGGAGTGGCCGGCGCCCTGATGTATGAGAAGATCTCGGACGGTATTTTCTTCGAGGTCGGAGGCACGAGTGTAGATATTTCCGTGATCAAGAACGGTAAAGTCATGATTGAGAACGCCCAGGTAGGCGGACACAAAACCTATCTGCGCTCGCTGGATGTGCGGACACTGGCGGTTGCCGGGGGCAGCATGATCCAGATCGGCGGGGGCAAGATTACGGATGTCGGCCCGCGCAGCGCACATATTGCCGGTCTGGAATACGAATGCTTCACCGGCAAGGAGAATCTGGAGCAGCCGTCTATCGGCCTTGTCCGTCCGCGTGATGGAGATCCGGATTATGTTACGGTCCGTAGTGCCGGAGGGCATGAATATGCGCTGACCCTGGCGGGAGCGGCGAATCTGCTGAACCATGTGCCGGAGACGGATTATGCCCGCGGGAATATGGAGAGCACGCGGATCGCCTGGCAGGCGCTGGGTGCCCATCTCGGGATGTCTGCGGAGGAGGCGGCCCGGGCCGCCATGGATATTGCCATCCGCAAGGTGATGGCCGTGGTGAACCAGATGATCGGCGACTATGAGCTGGACACGAGCTTCATTACACTGGTGGGCGGCGGCGGCAGCGGTGCGGTTCTGGTTCCCGCCATGGCGGCGAAGGAGGGCTTCAAGCACCAGATTGCGAACAATGCGCCGTATATCTCTACGATTGGTGTCGGGATGGCGATGGTCCGCGAGCAGATCGAGAAGACGGTAGTGGGGGCCACAGAGCATGACATCAAGCTGATCCGGGCGGAGATTGTGGAGAAAATTGTCCAGTACGGTGCGAACGAATCCACCGTCGATGTCACGATCGAGATCGACTCCCAGCGGAATATTCTGCGCGCGATTGCCACCGGCTCCACCGAGCTGCGCTTCAAGGATCTGGCCAGCCGCGAGGTGCCGGTGAATGAGCTGAAGCTGACAGCAGCGGATGCGCTTGGGCAGCCGGCGGACACGACGGAGCTGAAGGCAGCCTCCGGCAGATGGTATCTGTTCGAGTCCAGCGAGATCAAGAAGTCGCTATTCGGGCTGGTGAAGAAGAAGCTGAGCCATGTCAGCGTGCTGGACCGCGAGGGGGTGGTGCGCTTCAAGAAGACGAATGCGTACCATCTGGCTTTTCAGAAGAAGAATATGACGGACCGGTTCGTCTCGTTCCTGGAGGAGAATACGATCTATTCGGACGCCAATGCGACGATCCCGAAGACGTTTGTCTTCTACAAGGAAAAAATGCTGGATCTGACCGGGATGCAGACCAAGGAGCAGCTGTTCTCCATTCTTGAGGTGGAGACCCAGTTGCTCGAGGACAACAGCGAGCTGCTCGCTGTCGTCTACCAGTAG
- a CDS encoding response regulator, with amino-acid sequence MHKLFLVEDEALIRSGLKHLIEQVIGGYQVIGEAENGRLALEALKSVKPDVLITDIRMNEMNGLEMIRRIRDQYPDMYILILSGFADFEYAKQAIKYGISDYLLKPVDRTELAQALGEFKRKHGTGGGQPGQPEEGEADQKGRQLIRKVKELVALRLDQEISLQYMAEQVHLNHQYLSVLFKSETGQNFTDYVLQCRMKRAKQLLKETNLKIYEVAKLSGYLSSKHFMAVFKDHTGSTPTQYREQQ; translated from the coding sequence TTGCACAAGCTGTTTCTGGTGGAGGATGAAGCCCTGATCCGTTCGGGCCTTAAGCATTTAATTGAGCAGGTTATCGGCGGCTATCAGGTCATAGGGGAGGCTGAGAACGGAAGGCTTGCGCTGGAGGCGCTCAAGAGCGTGAAGCCCGATGTTCTGATTACCGATATACGGATGAATGAAATGAACGGCCTGGAGATGATCCGGCGGATTCGGGACCAGTACCCCGACATGTACATCCTGATCTTAAGCGGGTTCGCCGACTTTGAATATGCGAAGCAGGCGATCAAATACGGGATCAGCGATTATCTGCTGAAGCCGGTGGACCGCACGGAGCTGGCCCAGGCGCTGGGGGAATTCAAGCGCAAGCACGGAACCGGGGGCGGGCAGCCGGGCCAGCCGGAGGAAGGCGAAGCAGACCAGAAAGGCAGGCAACTGATCCGTAAAGTGAAGGAGCTGGTCGCACTGCGGCTGGATCAGGAGATATCGCTTCAGTATATGGCCGAGCAGGTGCATCTGAATCACCAGTACCTGTCGGTGCTGTTCAAGTCGGAGACCGGCCAGAACTTCACGGATTACGTCTTACAGTGCCGGATGAAGCGGGCCAAGCAGCTGCTGAAGGAGACGAATCTCAAAATCTACGAGGTTGCCAAATTGTCGGGCTACCTAAGCTCCAAGCATTTCATGGCGGTATTCAAGGACCATACCGGCAGCACTCCCACGCAGTACAGGGAGCAGCAATAA
- a CDS encoding FAD-dependent oxidoreductase: MRKYEVVVAGGGVSGSIAAMAAARAGARTLIIEAGGFLGGTLTAAGVGPMMTFHAGDKQAIQGITDELIQRLRALGKSPGHIPDATNYTYSVTPFDAEAMKYELDLMLQESGGEVLYHTMLAGAEVSDRRIKSLTLCNKAGLSTISADVFIDATGDGDLAAWSGVPFTKGRESDEQSQPMTLKMKMRGVDTEKIKAYIREHREDFPRMNLDITVMDSAARLSVVGFDKQFREAKERGEISIPREDVLFFETSNPGEIIMNTTRILGKDSTDPWSLSEAEIEGRKQCRELELFLKKYIPGFEDAVVVSTGPSIGVRGSRQIKGVYTLTAQDILSVKPFEDVIAHSGYPIDIHSPDGEGTATDHLEWGAMYGIPYRCLITSEIDNLIVVGRCLSATFEAQAAVRTTPTVGAIGQAGGTAAALAVQAGVPVQQVDYKKLQETLTAHGAYLEL, translated from the coding sequence ATGCGGAAATATGAAGTCGTTGTAGCAGGCGGAGGAGTCTCCGGCTCCATTGCGGCCATGGCGGCAGCACGGGCAGGTGCCCGGACGCTGATCATTGAGGCGGGGGGCTTCCTCGGCGGAACCCTGACCGCTGCGGGCGTGGGGCCGATGATGACTTTTCACGCAGGGGATAAGCAGGCTATTCAGGGAATCACCGACGAGCTGATTCAGCGGCTCCGGGCACTCGGCAAATCTCCCGGGCATATCCCGGACGCGACGAACTACACCTATTCGGTGACGCCGTTCGATGCCGAAGCCATGAAGTACGAGCTGGATCTGATGCTGCAGGAGAGCGGAGGCGAGGTGCTGTACCATACCATGCTCGCCGGGGCGGAGGTATCAGACAGACGAATTAAGTCGCTTACCTTGTGCAACAAGGCGGGGCTTAGCACGATTTCGGCGGATGTGTTCATCGATGCTACAGGGGATGGCGATCTGGCAGCCTGGTCCGGCGTTCCGTTCACCAAAGGGCGCGAGTCTGATGAGCAGTCGCAGCCGATGACGCTGAAGATGAAGATGAGAGGAGTGGACACGGAGAAAATTAAGGCGTATATCCGTGAGCACCGTGAGGACTTTCCCCGCATGAATCTGGATATCACGGTTATGGACTCTGCGGCCAGATTATCGGTCGTCGGCTTCGACAAGCAGTTCCGCGAAGCGAAGGAGCGCGGCGAGATCAGCATTCCGAGAGAGGATGTCCTGTTCTTCGAGACGAGCAATCCCGGTGAGATTATTATGAATACTACGCGGATTCTCGGCAAGGACAGCACAGACCCGTGGAGCCTCAGCGAGGCCGAGATTGAGGGCCGCAAGCAGTGCCGGGAGCTGGAGCTTTTTCTGAAAAAATATATTCCCGGATTTGAAGATGCTGTGGTTGTCTCCACAGGCCCGTCCATCGGCGTACGCGGTTCCCGCCAGATCAAGGGCGTGTATACCCTGACTGCGCAGGATATTCTGTCGGTGAAGCCCTTCGAGGATGTGATTGCCCATTCCGGCTACCCGATTGATATCCACAGCCCGGACGGCGAGGGCACGGCAACGGATCATCTGGAGTGGGGGGCGATGTACGGTATTCCTTACCGCTGCCTGATCACGAGTGAGATCGACAATCTGATTGTAGTTGGCCGATGCCTCTCAGCCACGTTTGAAGCCCAGGCGGCTGTGCGGACAACACCGACCGTAGGCGCAATCGGGCAGGCGGGCGGTACGGCGGCGGCGCTGGCAGTGCAAGCAGGAGTTCCAGTGCAGCAGGTGGACTATAAGAAACTGCAGGAGACACTTACAGCACATGGCGCTTATCTGGAACTGTAA
- a CDS encoding histidine kinase, whose translation MLFRKGSNPKSFYVPLRTKFIVLFFLLITIPFLIIGTISYRKYTAGVERSTVELSNQVVNQINVNLERYIKELDRLTLTPLYDEDMMQILRKHRGADPGSTYLSTDETLKMNLFISSLAFDRGEIESILVFTNDGGIFSNLDQSVRKRWDGSMADWMEPVEREDGGLTILPPHTAAYYTEGKQGMISAARVIREPYTNAKLGIVKVDLTPRGFGSIVSTLRSGGSGLLQITDKDQAVLYSEADKLPDSQESYITASAESSYTGLKVTSLIPRTQLREDARELTNSTLMVSIVALAAAYAAAILLSNRLIKPIAHLQSKMRQVKRGLFLERATVTTSDEIGQLTEGFNTMIGEIDRLVKEVYETRLKEREAELLALQSQIHPHFLYNTLEMVNMLALQGNTRELSGVVTSLGKLLRYTVGHREQMVHVLDEVKFVEAYLRIQGVRLGDKLQAMIHIDSSFDYCVVPKLILQPLIENVIEHAMGQETLHLVLTASVDEEDLILAVKDDGLGISSARLLELEQQLYVSAPRPAADADQGGFGRIQKGLALRNVHQRLRLLYGEPYGLTLDNTAERGLTVSLRLPMNWEAMNDAGPAGVRQEEEE comes from the coding sequence ATGCTGTTCAGAAAAGGGTCGAATCCAAAATCATTCTATGTGCCGCTGCGCACGAAGTTTATTGTTTTATTTTTTCTGCTGATCACGATTCCGTTTCTAATTATCGGTACGATCAGCTACCGCAAATATACCGCCGGCGTCGAACGCAGTACGGTGGAGCTGTCCAATCAGGTCGTGAACCAGATTAATGTTAATCTGGAGCGCTATATTAAGGAGCTGGACCGCCTTACCCTTACGCCGCTGTACGATGAGGATATGATGCAGATTCTCCGCAAGCACAGGGGCGCAGACCCGGGCAGCACCTATCTGAGCACGGATGAGACGCTGAAGATGAACCTGTTCATCTCTTCGCTGGCTTTTGACCGGGGGGAGATTGAGAGCATTCTGGTGTTCACGAATGACGGCGGAATCTTCAGCAATCTGGACCAGAGTGTACGGAAACGGTGGGACGGCAGCATGGCGGACTGGATGGAGCCTGTAGAACGGGAGGACGGAGGCCTGACCATCCTTCCGCCGCATACCGCCGCTTATTATACTGAGGGGAAGCAGGGAATGATCTCCGCAGCCAGGGTAATCCGTGAGCCGTATACCAATGCTAAGCTGGGGATCGTAAAAGTGGATCTGACGCCGCGCGGCTTCGGTTCGATTGTGTCCACACTGCGTTCCGGCGGAAGCGGCCTGCTGCAGATTACGGACAAGGATCAGGCGGTCCTGTACTCTGAAGCAGACAAGCTTCCCGATTCGCAGGAATCCTATATTACAGCTTCGGCGGAATCTTCGTATACGGGGCTGAAGGTGACCTCACTGATTCCGCGCACGCAGCTCCGCGAGGACGCCCGTGAGTTAACCAACTCTACGCTGATGGTCTCGATTGTGGCCCTGGCGGCGGCGTATGCGGCGGCGATCCTGCTGTCGAACCGGCTGATTAAGCCCATTGCCCATCTTCAGTCGAAGATGAGGCAGGTGAAGCGGGGGCTGTTCCTCGAACGGGCGACGGTGACCACCAGCGATGAGATCGGGCAGCTGACCGAAGGGTTCAATACGATGATCGGCGAGATCGACCGGCTGGTCAAAGAGGTGTATGAGACCCGGCTGAAGGAGCGGGAGGCTGAGCTGCTGGCGCTGCAGAGCCAGATTCATCCGCATTTTCTGTACAATACACTGGAAATGGTGAACATGCTGGCCCTTCAGGGCAATACCCGGGAGCTCTCCGGTGTGGTGACCAGTCTCGGCAAGCTGCTGCGTTATACGGTAGGCCACCGGGAGCAGATGGTGCATGTGCTGGATGAGGTGAAATTTGTGGAGGCTTACCTGCGTATTCAGGGCGTGCGCCTGGGCGACAAGCTGCAGGCCATGATTCATATCGATTCTTCCTTCGATTACTGTGTGGTTCCGAAGCTAATTCTGCAGCCGCTGATTGAGAATGTGATTGAGCATGCTATGGGACAGGAGACGCTGCACCTTGTCCTGACCGCTTCTGTGGACGAGGAGGATCTGATCCTGGCGGTCAAGGATGATGGTCTTGGCATCAGCAGCGCACGGCTGCTGGAGCTTGAGCAGCAGCTATATGTCAGTGCTCCCCGGCCCGCTGCGGATGCTGATCAGGGAGGCTTTGGCCGGATTCAGAAGGGGCTGGCGCTACGTAACGTCCATCAGCGGCTCCGGCTGCTCTATGGGGAGCCTTACGGCCTGACATTGGATAATACGGCAGAGCGCGGGCTAACGGTCTCGCTGCGGCTGCCGATGAACTGGGAAGCGATGAACGATGCCGGCCCCGCCGGGGTGCGGCAGGAGGAGGAAGAATGA
- a CDS encoding citrate transporter: protein MQIIGILLVFIVFVGLMMTRKLTTLLALPMMAILLAAIAGIPLLSDNPDTFTITKGVLAGGAMKLSTAIAGLIFGAWFGQILSKVGITKTIIRKAAELAGDKPLAIAIIFFLAASVIFSAANGLGMVILVGTIAIPIMLTAGLKPFVSGLVVLLANAVGVVFNVSTWAIYTDVLKVPTNTIASYSLVCAVPLIVIALIMIVYYTRKDGKVRRAWAMPIKPEFQAQDSKNVRAVALISPLVPVLLVFFLKVDIVSAVFMGALVTLLLATPKRPFHVLSSALVEGIQDVAGALGLMIGIGMLLSAVTAPQVAALIQPLIEGIIPTSPLMYILVFTLLSPLAIYRGPLNVWGLGSGIAALIVAGGMAPVAAMLALRIVSNLQAVSDPTNSHNVWIADYTKTDIIETLRKTLPWMFVAVMISMIIAGMIAF from the coding sequence GTGCAAATTATCGGGATTTTACTTGTATTCATTGTGTTTGTGGGCCTGATGATGACCCGCAAGCTGACCACGCTGCTCGCGCTGCCGATGATGGCGATTCTGCTGGCAGCGATTGCAGGCATCCCGCTACTGTCTGATAACCCGGACACCTTCACCATCACGAAGGGAGTGCTTGCCGGCGGGGCTATGAAGCTGTCCACCGCAATTGCCGGACTGATCTTCGGCGCCTGGTTCGGCCAGATTCTCAGCAAGGTCGGCATTACGAAGACGATTATCCGCAAGGCCGCTGAGCTGGCGGGTGATAAGCCGCTGGCAATCGCCATTATCTTTTTCCTCGCTGCCTCTGTCATCTTCTCCGCTGCCAACGGTCTGGGCATGGTCATTCTGGTCGGAACGATCGCGATTCCTATTATGCTGACGGCCGGGCTTAAGCCCTTCGTAAGCGGTCTGGTGGTACTGCTGGCCAACGCGGTCGGCGTAGTGTTCAACGTCTCCACCTGGGCGATTTACACGGATGTGCTTAAGGTGCCGACGAACACCATTGCTTCCTATTCCCTCGTCTGTGCTGTTCCGCTGATTGTCATTGCCTTGATTATGATCGTCTACTATACCCGCAAAGACGGCAAGGTCCGCCGTGCCTGGGCGATGCCGATTAAGCCGGAATTCCAGGCTCAGGACAGCAAGAATGTAAGAGCGGTTGCGCTGATCAGCCCGCTTGTTCCGGTGCTGCTGGTGTTTTTCCTGAAGGTGGATATTGTGTCTGCGGTCTTCATGGGGGCGCTGGTTACCCTGCTGCTGGCCACGCCGAAGCGTCCTTTCCATGTGTTGTCGAGTGCGCTCGTTGAAGGGATTCAGGATGTAGCCGGTGCGCTCGGCCTGATGATCGGCATCGGGATGCTGCTCAGTGCCGTTACCGCGCCACAGGTGGCCGCGTTAATCCAGCCGCTGATCGAAGGCATCATTCCAACCAGTCCGCTGATGTATATTCTTGTCTTCACCCTGCTGTCTCCGCTGGCAATCTACCGTGGACCGCTTAATGTATGGGGACTCGGCAGCGGTATCGCGGCGTTGATCGTGGCCGGAGGCATGGCGCCTGTTGCCGCGATGCTGGCCCTGCGTATCGTAAGCAATCTGCAGGCGGTCAGTGATCCGACCAACTCGCACAATGTCTGGATCGCCGATTACACCAAGACGGATATTATTGAAACGCTTCGCAAGACACTGCCATGGATGTTTGTTGCGGTAATGATCTCGATGATTATTGCGGGGATGATCGCTTTTTAG
- a CDS encoding sugar ABC transporter substrate-binding protein, whose translation MIRTRLLGLMAALLLISGCTSGAGSGAADGTDGQGSAGHEAGAVQERVKLKFSLWGNDAQKAMVEGLVDEFEQLHPGIEVEIMTIPFADYQQKLSIMLASRTAPDAGWLAERMIPQLLESGQLVDIAAEVKEDPEYHYEDIYPSTLDIFKREDRLYGIPFSTPPVLIYYNKDLFLEKGLKTPTELYKEGKWNYDEFLKAARSLTDRQRGIYGVKLVRDWNNWSDALLPLFWSHGAELFDSSGASFALNSPEGKEALQLYSDMMFKDKVHPLPGDELTFDSGRIGMYTDRYSYTSKARAVTDFAWDIAPMPAGIKGTGTSLGYAGVSVFETRHPAEAAELLKFITSAEAMRVTAQYFVPSRKSVLESDVFLRAASEPSPESIQLAVLDQIGSARIAPGHKNWQQIDTKIQMLLDGLYTQSATVDGVLGQMELEVNPLMK comes from the coding sequence ATGATACGGACAAGGCTGTTAGGCCTTATGGCAGCGCTGTTATTGATCTCAGGCTGCACGTCTGGTGCAGGAAGCGGAGCGGCTGACGGGACAGACGGCCAAGGAAGTGCAGGCCATGAGGCGGGTGCTGTACAGGAGCGCGTGAAGCTGAAGTTCAGCCTCTGGGGCAATGATGCGCAGAAGGCGATGGTTGAGGGGCTGGTGGATGAATTCGAGCAGCTTCACCCCGGAATCGAGGTGGAGATTATGACGATTCCTTTCGCCGATTACCAGCAGAAGCTGTCGATTATGCTCGCCTCCCGTACCGCGCCGGATGCCGGCTGGCTGGCGGAACGGATGATTCCTCAGCTGCTGGAATCGGGACAGCTGGTGGATATTGCCGCTGAGGTGAAGGAGGACCCCGAATACCATTACGAGGATATCTATCCTTCCACGCTCGATATCTTCAAGCGGGAGGACCGGCTGTACGGCATCCCGTTCTCCACGCCTCCGGTGCTGATCTATTACAATAAGGACCTGTTCCTGGAGAAAGGCCTGAAGACACCAACGGAGCTATATAAGGAAGGAAAATGGAACTACGATGAATTTCTCAAGGCTGCGCGGAGTCTCACCGACCGGCAGCGCGGGATCTACGGTGTGAAGCTGGTCCGCGACTGGAACAACTGGTCGGACGCTCTGCTGCCGCTGTTCTGGTCGCACGGCGCCGAGCTGTTCGACAGCAGCGGCGCGTCATTTGCGCTGAATTCGCCCGAAGGGAAGGAGGCGCTCCAGCTCTACAGTGATATGATGTTCAAGGACAAGGTGCACCCGCTTCCCGGGGATGAGCTGACCTTCGACAGCGGGCGGATCGGCATGTATACAGACCGCTACAGTTATACCTCGAAGGCACGGGCGGTCACTGATTTCGCCTGGGATATCGCCCCGATGCCGGCAGGCATTAAGGGGACAGGAACCTCGCTCGGCTATGCGGGAGTGTCCGTATTCGAGACCAGGCATCCGGCCGAAGCCGCCGAGCTGCTGAAGTTCATTACCAGTGCGGAGGCTATGCGTGTTACCGCGCAATATTTTGTCCCGTCGCGCAAGTCGGTCCTGGAATCGGATGTCTTCCTGCGGGCGGCTTCCGAGCCTTCACCCGAGAGCATCCAGCTGGCCGTGCTCGACCAGATCGGGAGCGCCCGGATTGCACCGGGGCATAAGAACTGGCAGCAGATTGATACGAAGATCCAGATGCTGCTGGACGGGCTATACACGCAAAGCGCCACGGTGGACGGGGTGCTGGGACAAATGGAGCTGGAGGTTAACCCGCTTATGAAATAA